The Candidatus Delongbacteria bacterium genome has a window encoding:
- a CDS encoding purine-binding chemotaxis protein CheW — MSEQDLTLNEKIVNSTIMVDDKHLTLRLDGEDYALKVKSILEIVGIVPITSLPNLPVYVMGVINLRGKVFPVIDIRKRFGLEEIPYNDRTCIIIVHNKGMSVGLIVDDVSEVISIPEERILPPPKITKSKAGKFIKGLGKTNNGVKLILDIHKILFDEINEDK, encoded by the coding sequence ATGAGTGAACAAGATTTAACCCTAAATGAAAAAATTGTAAATTCCACCATAATGGTTGATGATAAACATTTGACATTGAGGTTGGATGGAGAAGATTATGCTTTAAAAGTTAAATCAATTCTTGAGATAGTAGGAATCGTACCAATTACATCTTTACCAAATCTCCCAGTTTATGTTATGGGTGTGATAAATTTAAGGGGTAAGGTTTTTCCTGTAATAGACATAAGAAAAAGATTCGGACTTGAGGAGATTCCATATAATGATAGAACCTGTATAATTATTGTACATAATAAAGGAATGTCTGTTGGCTTGATAGTTGATGATGTGTCAGAAGTTATTAGTATTCCAGAAGAACGTATTTTACCTCCTCCGAAAATTACGAAATCAAAAGCAGGTAAATTTATTAAAGGATTAGGCAAGACTAATAATGGGGTCAAGCTTATTTTAGATATCCATAAAATTCTTTTCGACGAAATTAATGAAGATAAATAG
- a CDS encoding amino acid permease — translation MEKVKFGTSPVFFTAISTILGAILFLRFGYAVGTMGIVGVIGIILLGHLVTIPTALAISEIATNKRVEGGGEYFIISRSFGLNVGATIGIALYLSQAISVAFYIIAFTESFDFFFRWFAENYGYELPRQAVSIPAMIILSLVILKQGANLGIKALYVVVAILAISLIMFFIGNPGDTLLPSPNEMSGYFTNKESFFVVFAIVFPAFTGMTAGVGLSGDLKNPSKSIPMGTTTATIAGMVVYIFIAYKLYLNASAENLVNNQFIMSEIAVWGHVLIPIGLAASTISSAIGSIMVAPRTLQALANDGSFPIDPMNKWLKKERSKDKEPFNSLLVTCVFALFFVMIGDVNAVAEIISMFFMVAYGSLCLISFLNHFGASPSYRPSFKSKWYLSLAGFLTSVWVMTKINFTYAIISFVLMIALYIYINSYNNDRKGLASIFANAIFQINRNLQIFLQKGSNAKNLADWRPSVICISKNSFLRDNAYKMLNWISYKYGFGMYLHRIEGYFSKATSKQAHLELKKLLNNYDTDNYVYIDTIVSPSYTTAIAQAIQFPGISGMDNNMVIFEYDKENPEELTDIIDNFNLVNAGKFDICILASSRKPLLFKNGIHIWIKTIDQENANLMILLSFIILGHPDWSNSNIKIFSICSPEDEQEIKDSLNELVLDGRLPITTQNIEILVQEEGVTSKSLINLYSSSAALTLIGFMEESIKHDKENLFSGYDELGTILFINSHNSKVIE, via the coding sequence ATGGAAAAAGTAAAATTTGGTACATCTCCTGTTTTCTTTACAGCAATATCCACAATTCTTGGAGCAATCCTTTTCTTAAGGTTTGGTTATGCTGTAGGTACGATGGGAATTGTTGGCGTAATAGGAATAATTCTTTTAGGACATCTTGTTACAATCCCAACAGCTTTAGCAATTTCTGAAATTGCAACAAATAAAAGAGTAGAAGGAGGTGGTGAATATTTTATAATTTCCAGATCATTTGGTTTAAACGTTGGTGCTACAATCGGTATAGCTCTTTATCTCTCACAGGCAATATCTGTTGCATTTTATATCATTGCTTTTACAGAGTCATTTGATTTTTTTTTCAGATGGTTTGCTGAGAATTACGGATATGAACTACCAAGACAAGCTGTTTCAATACCAGCTATGATAATTCTTTCACTCGTTATTTTAAAGCAAGGTGCAAATCTTGGAATAAAAGCTCTCTACGTAGTTGTAGCTATATTGGCAATTTCTTTAATCATGTTTTTTATCGGTAATCCTGGTGATACTCTTTTGCCTTCACCAAATGAGATGTCTGGCTATTTTACAAATAAAGAAAGTTTCTTTGTTGTATTTGCTATAGTTTTTCCAGCTTTTACTGGAATGACAGCTGGGGTAGGATTATCAGGAGACTTAAAAAATCCAAGTAAATCAATTCCTATGGGTACAACAACAGCTACGATAGCAGGAATGGTGGTTTACATATTTATAGCATATAAATTATACTTAAATGCTTCTGCAGAAAACCTAGTTAATAATCAATTTATAATGTCTGAAATTGCTGTTTGGGGTCATGTACTTATTCCAATTGGACTTGCTGCTTCGACAATCTCTTCTGCAATAGGATCTATTATGGTTGCTCCTCGAACATTACAAGCATTAGCAAATGACGGTTCATTTCCTATAGATCCAATGAATAAATGGTTGAAGAAGGAAAGATCTAAAGATAAAGAACCTTTTAATAGTCTATTAGTTACTTGCGTGTTTGCACTGTTTTTCGTTATGATTGGTGACGTTAATGCCGTTGCAGAGATCATTTCCATGTTTTTTATGGTTGCTTATGGTTCCTTGTGTTTAATCTCATTCCTTAATCATTTTGGAGCATCACCGTCTTATCGTCCATCTTTCAAATCAAAATGGTATTTATCTTTAGCAGGATTTTTAACGTCAGTTTGGGTAATGACTAAGATAAATTTTACTTATGCGATTATCTCTTTTGTTTTAATGATAGCATTATATATCTACATCAATTCATATAATAATGATAGAAAAGGTCTTGCTTCAATTTTTGCCAATGCAATTTTTCAAATAAATAGAAATTTACAAATTTTCCTTCAAAAAGGAAGCAACGCAAAAAATCTAGCAGATTGGCGACCTAGTGTTATATGTATTTCAAAAAACAGCTTCTTACGAGACAATGCATATAAAATGCTTAATTGGATCTCATACAAATACGGATTTGGAATGTATTTGCATAGAATTGAAGGCTATTTTTCTAAAGCAACTAGTAAGCAAGCTCATTTAGAATTAAAAAAATTACTGAATAACTACGACACAGACAATTATGTTTACATTGATACGATTGTATCTCCTTCTTATACAACTGCAATTGCTCAGGCAATTCAATTTCCAGGAATTTCAGGTATGGATAACAATATGGTTATTTTTGAGTACGATAAAGAAAACCCTGAAGAACTTACTGATATTATCGATAATTTCAATCTTGTAAATGCTGGCAAATTTGATATTTGTATCCTAGCCTCAAGTAGGAAACCTTTACTATTTAAAAATGGTATACATATTTGGATTAAAACGATTGATCAAGAAAATGCAAATTTAATGATACTTTTAAGTTTTATTATTCTTGGGCATCCAGATTGGTCAAATAGTAATATTAAAATATTCAGTATATGTTCACCAGAAGATGAACAAGAAATTAAAGATAGTCTAAATGAGCTTGTTTTAGATGGCAGACTACCTATTACAACTCAAAATATTGAAATCCTTGTTCAAGAAGAGGGTGTAACTTCAAAATCTCTTATCAATCTATATTCTTCAAGTGCAGCACTAACACTAATTGGCTTTATGGAGGAAAGTATTAAACATGATAAAGAAAATTTGTTTAGTGGGTATGATGAATTAGGAACAATTTTATTTATTAACTCTCACAATAGCAAAGTAATAGAATAA
- a CDS encoding HAMP domain-containing protein: MLKTLSAKLITLLVVAMAIIVFVSGLIDIKDSESSLYNELVKDAEVISDNFALNVALPLYDLSDEGVDNVVKVTLKFSQIAMIVIKGQDDSNFVRKLKIDEKGNLQQIDLSEIQNNNNFIKKEIKKENESLGYAYVYYSKKAMEEKLSHLIISEFITQLILLLVVIIVTFILLKFLVIKPVGKIEEVLRHMSEGDFDIKADFNSNDEIGKMSVSIDNIRVALKSIENEMDLFVKEIGYGNILYRGDLNKYEGLVRKVVENVNLISSRFSYFIDSIPSPFGIFNKEMICLFMNKVALSVANITKEEFGKKKYYDVFDKVELNDLMVSKSIKSGKNESGDANVVLKGKKMYVHFDSFPIRDENGNITCVADIVTDLTDVKAAEQEAGRAAEEAKDMQSKSDKISDYQKKEVQKLSSVLNQVSDGDLRVEYNPNPANEITKESYDMFNGISSALKNTLNSLSAVINQISVASSQINSGAEQLSDASQSLSAGSTEQSSSIEELTATMTEISSQTRQNAENANMAAKLAAAAREASETGSTQMSEMNAAILEINDSSQEIKKVIKVIDDIAFQTNLLALNAAVEAARAGIHGKGFAVVADEVRNLAQRSAEAAKETTELIESSVKRVAAGTKLAEETVHSLENIRNSVIKTVDLVEEIAVASEEQAKGIEQSNVGLTQVSKVTQQNASNAEETAAASIELSSQADNLRETISHFKIVNQPSSSNRSLSSNRPTSTLRKSQPKIEEKRKSEPMALPKPKTIAKAEVLNEFDDDDFGDF, encoded by the coding sequence ATGTTAAAAACATTGTCAGCAAAATTAATAACACTACTTGTTGTTGCGATGGCAATAATAGTATTCGTTTCAGGATTGATTGATATCAAAGATTCTGAATCTTCTCTTTATAATGAACTGGTGAAAGATGCTGAGGTTATATCTGATAACTTTGCTTTAAATGTTGCACTACCTCTATATGATTTGAGTGATGAAGGTGTTGATAATGTTGTCAAGGTTACTTTGAAATTCAGTCAGATAGCTATGATTGTGATCAAAGGTCAGGATGACTCAAATTTTGTTAGAAAACTAAAAATAGACGAAAAAGGTAATTTGCAGCAAATTGATCTTTCAGAGATTCAAAACAACAATAATTTTATAAAAAAAGAGATAAAAAAAGAAAATGAGAGCCTGGGTTATGCTTATGTTTACTACTCTAAAAAAGCAATGGAAGAGAAATTGAGTCATTTGATAATTTCAGAATTCATAACTCAGCTTATCCTTCTTTTGGTAGTGATTATCGTTACATTTATTCTTTTGAAATTTCTGGTTATTAAACCCGTTGGTAAAATTGAAGAAGTGCTTCGTCATATGTCGGAAGGTGATTTCGATATTAAGGCTGATTTTAATTCTAATGACGAGATAGGTAAAATGTCTGTTTCTATTGACAATATCAGGGTCGCTCTTAAGAGCATTGAAAATGAAATGGATCTTTTCGTTAAAGAAATTGGCTATGGAAACATTCTTTACAGAGGTGATCTTAATAAGTATGAAGGTCTTGTAAGAAAAGTTGTTGAGAATGTCAATTTGATAAGTTCTAGATTTTCATATTTTATTGATTCTATTCCGTCTCCATTTGGAATTTTTAATAAGGAGATGATTTGTTTATTTATGAATAAAGTTGCACTAAGTGTAGCTAATATTACAAAAGAAGAGTTTGGAAAAAAGAAGTATTATGATGTTTTTGATAAAGTTGAGTTAAATGATTTGATGGTTTCAAAATCAATTAAAAGTGGCAAAAATGAAAGTGGCGATGCCAATGTTGTTCTTAAAGGTAAGAAAATGTACGTTCATTTTGATTCTTTTCCTATTCGTGATGAAAACGGAAACATCACGTGTGTTGCAGATATCGTAACCGATCTAACAGATGTTAAAGCAGCTGAACAAGAAGCAGGAAGAGCAGCCGAAGAGGCAAAAGATATGCAAAGTAAATCTGACAAAATTTCAGATTATCAGAAAAAAGAGGTTCAAAAATTATCTTCAGTACTTAATCAGGTTTCTGATGGAGACTTACGTGTAGAGTACAATCCTAATCCTGCAAATGAAATTACAAAAGAATCTTATGATATGTTTAACGGTATTAGCTCAGCATTGAAGAACACCTTAAACTCTCTCTCTGCTGTTATCAATCAAATCTCGGTTGCTTCTTCTCAGATCAACTCTGGAGCTGAACAATTATCTGACGCTTCACAAAGTTTATCTGCTGGATCAACTGAACAATCTAGTTCAATTGAAGAGCTTACCGCAACAATGACTGAGATCTCATCGCAAACAAGACAAAATGCAGAAAATGCAAATATGGCTGCAAAATTGGCAGCAGCTGCCAGAGAAGCTTCTGAAACAGGTTCTACTCAAATGTCTGAAATGAATGCTGCGATTCTTGAGATTAATGATAGTTCTCAAGAGATTAAAAAAGTTATTAAGGTTATTGATGACATAGCATTCCAGACTAATCTTCTTGCTCTTAATGCTGCTGTAGAGGCTGCTAGAGCTGGAATTCATGGTAAAGGTTTTGCTGTTGTTGCCGATGAGGTTAGGAACTTAGCACAAAGATCAGCAGAAGCAGCTAAAGAAACAACTGAATTGATTGAGAGTTCTGTTAAGCGTGTTGCTGCAGGTACGAAGTTGGCAGAAGAGACTGTTCATTCTCTGGAAAATATTAGGAATAGTGTAATAAAAACTGTTGATCTTGTAGAAGAGATTGCTGTTGCTTCTGAAGAACAAGCTAAAGGTATCGAGCAATCTAATGTTGGATTAACTCAAGTTTCTAAGGTTACTCAACAAAATGCATCCAATGCAGAGGAAACAGCAGCTGCGTCAATTGAACTTTCAAGCCAAGCTGATAACTTGAGAGAAACAATTAGTCATTTTAAAATCGTAAATCAACCTTCTTCTTCCAATAGATCACTTTCGTCTAATAGACCTACTTCAACTTTAAGAAAATCACAACCAAAGATTGAAGAGAAGAGAAAATCTGAACCTATGGCATTGCCAAAACCAAAAACGATCGCTAAGGCTGAAGTTTTAAATGAATTTGATGATGATGATTTCGGAGATTTTTAA